The Natronosporangium hydrolyticum nucleotide sequence ATCCGTTCTCGTACCTCATCTGCGAGGTTGAAGATCACCAGTGGATCGTCTGTCTGCCCCGCCCACTCCGAGGTGTCGATCGGCTCGCCGATCTCGATCAACCACTTCGACGGCAACGGGATCGCTCCGAGCGGCCCCAGCCACGGGAAGGTCGGGGTGACCGGAAAATAGGGCAGGCCGAGCAGCCGCGCCAGCGGCTGGATATCGCCGAGCTTGGGGTAGATCTCCTCGGCGCCCACGATCCCCACCGGAATGATCGGCGCGCCGGTGTGCAACGCCGCCGAGACGAAGCCTCCCCGGCCGAATCGCTGCAATTTGTAGCGGTCACGGAACGGTTTGCCGACGCCCTTGACCCCCTCCGGAAACACCCCCACCAGCTCGCCAGCGCGCAGCAGCCGCTCGGCGTCCGGGTTGCACGCCAGGGTGCCGCCGGACTTGCGGGTCAGCGACGACATCACCGGCGCACGGAACAGAAAGTCCGCTCCGAGCAGCCGCAAATATCGGGGCGGCACGCCATTGCCGTCGTCGACCGCGTCGTGAACCCCGACGGCCAGCATCAACGCGTCCAGCGCGATAGTGCCGGAGTGGTTCGCCACCACCAGCGCCGGACCGGTGCGCGGCAGGTGCTCATCGCCGATCAGCTCGGTGCGGAACCAACGGCGGTAGAGCTGCCGGAGCATCGGGTAGAGGACCGCGTCGGTCAGCTCCGGATCGAACCCGAACTCGTCGACGTCGTAGTCGCCGGCGAGTCGCCGACGCAGGAACGCCAGCCCGGCAGCGACCCGGCGATCCCAGATATCCGGTTCGGAAGCGGCGGTCATGGCCCGAACCCCGGTTGCTCCGGCTCCGGCTGATCGCGCTGCTGCCGCATCGCGCGCACCTTGGCGATGCCGGACCGGATCGCCCGCTCCGCCGCCTCCAGCCGCTGCCGCCCCAGCACCACCCCACCAGCGCCGCGGCCGCTGAGGAAGTCAGCGAACGCCTCCGGGGTGGTACGCGGGGTGATCCCGAACTCCTTCGACAAGCGGGTGGTGTCGACTACCCGGCCGTGGATGAACAGGTCGACCTGGTCCAGCCCGAAGCTGCCCCGGTCAAACCGGCGCACCAGCGCCGCCACCCCGGAGAGCCCCGGCTCGGCGACCGGCACCGCCACCCGACCGGCCCGGCGGATCGCCTGCGACAGCGTCAACACCCCGGGACCGGCGACGTTGAAGGTGCCCGGATGATCCTCCACCACTGACCGGTGCATGATCTCCAACGCGTCGTCTACATGGACGAACTGCAGCCGCGGATCCCGACCCAACACGGTCGGCAGCACCGGCTGGGCGAAGTATCGGGTGAGCGTCGTCTCCGCGGCCGGACCGATCAGCGGGGCCAGCCGGAGCACGGTGGGGATCACGTCGGGGCGGCGCCGGGTGAAGCCGCGGACATAGCCCTCGATGTCGAGGATGTCGCGGGCGAAGCCGCCGCGCGGCACCTCCCGCGGCTCGGTCTCCTCGGTGAAGACCGCCGGATCCCGAAACGACGCGCCGTAGGCGGCGGTGGAGGAGCGGACCACCAGCTTGCGCAGCTTCGGTAGCCGCTGGCAGGCGGCGAGTAGCTGCATGCTGCCGATGATGTTCTGGTCTTTCATGGCCGCTCGGCCACCGGTAGCCGGCTCCGGCGCGGTCGAGACCCCCAGATGCACCACGGCCTGCGGCGCCAGCGGCGGAATCAGC carries:
- a CDS encoding lysophospholipid acyltransferase family protein, producing MTAASEPDIWDRRVAAGLAFLRRRLAGDYDVDEFGFDPELTDAVLYPMLRQLYRRWFRTELIGDEHLPRTGPALVVANHSGTIALDALMLAVGVHDAVDDGNGVPPRYLRLLGADFLFRAPVMSSLTRKSGGTLACNPDAERLLRAGELVGVFPEGVKGVGKPFRDRYKLQRFGRGGFVSAALHTGAPIIPVGIVGAEEIYPKLGDIQPLARLLGLPYFPVTPTFPWLGPLGAIPLPSKWLIEIGEPIDTSEWAGQTDDPLVIFNLADEVRERIQQSLHRLLERRPEPFCSEPSPDPDRSPPVS
- a CDS encoding NAD-dependent epimerase/dehydratase family protein, with protein sequence MKAADPEVVLVTGVSRFLGAHVASRLADDPRVRRVIGLDNGPPPPELAPLLRRVELIEADLTRCATLIPPLAPQAVVHLGVSTAPEPATGGRAAMKDQNIIGSMQLLAACQRLPKLRKLVVRSSTAAYGASFRDPAVFTEETEPREVPRGGFARDILDIEGYVRGFTRRRPDVIPTVLRLAPLIGPAAETTLTRYFAQPVLPTVLGRDPRLQFVHVDDALEIMHRSVVEDHPGTFNVAGPGVLTLSQAIRRAGRVAVPVAEPGLSGVAALVRRFDRGSFGLDQVDLFIHGRVVDTTRLSKEFGITPRTTPEAFADFLSGRGAGGVVLGRQRLEAAERAIRSGIAKVRAMRQQRDQPEPEQPGFGP